Proteins encoded together in one Coffea arabica cultivar ET-39 chromosome 2c, Coffea Arabica ET-39 HiFi, whole genome shotgun sequence window:
- the LOC113733237 gene encoding uncharacterized protein gives MVGSNSTAETAFAKTICSICYEDLKPIVEDLQSISICGHVFHELCLQQWFEYCTNGKKKNCPVCKQTCSNANVGRLYFQSVGDPNDPGLTQKAGNYEENPEELRNEVRRLEGKVLGLSSALEQLQKSSEAVNAELCMYKETVQVEVALKNEALKQKATIQQLMHFKSEELDRSTLECMKLQERNMALAKELAALKLVSDLNLDEDEALKLACLGNEVNSKETIDVLKKSLVIRNKSYKELMTKCNVLGRGEARSLSKLEKAKDKIKKLKERIQELESVAEVKVNETLRTLKASRKSACEVEKLAKGFDQGSRNDVTSCRDQNKEPVPETEMGTSENSSCSLKKRKLNSSGFTSNRSTTDNVVPRKINPANQDQGYFLHNQVENARETFVHLNSCGQLKPLAENRGAAWKSGSRTGDTLSEIQAERHGSMDGASGAVGDTKPNTENRADMVDNNMVILDDDMGLPQSLLNVRKETPLPAVVSQPGSHCFSGGLLGPDGTKWHLGKWCKRNKGQASLSTGLQGSNASTADLIAVGADGRGGRIKVLRSLNQSSLDNRENLTSTKKCKVGDKPSSFQSHGCLQIEHFFGRASQ, from the exons ATGGTCGGGAGCAATAGTACGGCGGAGACGGCGTTTGCCAAGACCATCTGCTCAATCtgttatgaagacctcaaaccCATTGTCGAAGACCTTCAATCCATCTCCATCTGCGGCCACGTTTTTCACGAGCTTTG TCTTCAGCAATGGTTCGAGTATTGCACAAatgggaagaagaagaattgtCCCGTATGCAAGCAGACTTGTTCCAATGCAAACGTGGGTCGGCTTTATTTTCAATCTGTTGGGGATCCGAATGACCCGGGTTTAACTCAGAAAGCAGGGAATTATGAGGAGAACCCCGAGGAATTGCGGAATGAAGTGAGGAGATTGGAAGGGAAGGTTCTAGGGCTTAGCTCAGCTTTGGAGCAGCTACAGAAGAGTTCTGAAGCTGTCAATGCTGAG CTGTGCATGTATAAGGAAACGGTCCAAGTAGAGGTGGCTTTAAAGAATGAAGCTCTAAAGCAGAAAGCTACCATCCAGCAACTGATGCATTTCAAATCTGAG GAGTTGGACCGATCAACTTTGGAGTGCATGAAGCTTCAGGAAAGGAATATGGCCTTAGCCAAGGAACTTGCAGCACTGAAGCT AGTATCTGATTTGAACTTGGATGAGGATGAGGCTCTGAAGCTTGCATGCTTGGGTAATGAGGTCAACAGCAAAGAGACTATTGATGTTCTGAAGAAATCATTGGTCATCCGTAACAA GAGCTACAAAGAATTGATGACTAAGTGCAATGTGCTTGGAAGAGGAGAGGCTCGGTCTCTTAGTAAACTAGAGAAGGCTAAAGATAAGATAAAGAAGCTGAAG GAAAGGATCCAGGAACTTGAATCTGTTGCTGAAGTAAAAGTTAATGAAactttgagaactttgaaagcTTCTAGAAAATCTgcttgtgaggtagaaaaactTGCTAAGGGTTTCGACCAGGGTAGCAGAAATGACGTAACTTCATGCAGAGATCAAAACAAGGAACCTGTTCCGGAAACAGAAATGGGCACATCGGAGAATTCATCTTGTTCACTAAAGAAAAGGAAGCTTAACTCTTCTGGATTTACAAGTAATAGAAGTACAACTGATAATGTGGTTCCCAGGAAAATTAACCCAGCTAATCAGGATCAAGGCTACTTCTTGCATAATCAAGTTGAGAATGCGAGGGAGACTTTTGTTCACTTGAACTCGTGTGGACAATTGAAACCTTTAGCTGAAAATAGAGGGGCGGCCTGGAAGAGTGGCTCAAGGACAGGGGACACACTAAGTGAAATCCAAGCTGAGCGACATGGCAGCATGGATGGAGCATCAGGTGCTGTGGGAGATACAAAGCCTAATACCGAGAACAGAGCAGATATGGTGGATAATAACATGGTAATACTAGATGATGACATGGGATTACCTCAGTCTTTGCTGAATGTTAGAAAAGAAACTCCATTACCAGCTGTAGTTTCCCAGCCAG GAAGTCACTGTTTCTCTGGGGGGTTGCTAGGTCCTGATGGGACTAAATGGCACTTGGGGAAATGGTGCAAGAGGAATAAGGGTCAAGCATCTCTGTCTACGGGACTGCAAGGTTCAAATGCAAGTACGGCAGACTTGATTGCTGTCGGAGCTGATGGTAGGGGTGGCAGAATTAAAGTTTTGAGATCTCTCAATCAGTCATCATTG GATAACAGAGAAAATCTCACAAGCACAAAGAAATGCAAAGTGGGAGACAAACCAAGTAGTTTCCAGTCTCATGGGTGCTTGCAAATAGAACACTTCTTCGGAAGGGCAAGTCAATAG